The proteins below come from a single Cryptococcus gattii WM276 chromosome D, complete sequence genomic window:
- a CDS encoding DNA-dependent RNA polymerase II RPB140, putative (Similar to TIGR gene model, INSD accession AAW42897.1~DNA-directed RNA polymerase II 138 kDa polypeptide (RNA polymerase II subunit 2)), whose amino-acid sequence MDAADDYPLASQPLDDGFTYDPDYDYTQQTAPKNDEDEEKYDVDDDEPISQEDYWTVINSFFEEKGLVRQQLESFNEFIENTMQEIVDDHSRLTLDQFTQYTGVAGDETRRYEISFGQIYLARVNHTEMDGRTNMLFPQEARLRNLTYSAPLYVDIKKRTLTASGVDDPVEADWQPAVGDDGEVESAEEEKTSIGKVPVMVRSNFCLLHGLPDDQCHEIGECPYDQGGYFIISGSEKVLIAQERMATNHVFVFLKAAPARFTYFAEINSQKEKGGRVANHTEVRMYARASGTTGGVIRVSLPYTKVDIPLVVVFRALGIVPDRDVLSHVCFGAEDEALLEMLQPSIEESFAVQDRDTALDFIGRRGQHEKAPRAQRQRAAFDILHKEFLPHVSTAEGFESKKAYFLGYMCVEQNKEFALNMAIRPNTVTDGLKYALATGNWGKRDNTRAGVSQVLNRYTFASTLSHLRRTNTPIGRDSKAAKPRQLHNTHWGMVCPAETPEGSACGLVKNLALMSYISVGSYSAPVMEFLEEWGLEDLSEYQDAPTATKVFVNGVWMGIHRDAPTLHNNLLQMRRGGQLKYEVSIVRDIRERELRLYTDAGRVCRPLFIVDQPTQTLRLKRDHIDRIDQLADEGLLSGAWDKLLSEGIVEYVDAAEEETILIAMTPEDLVNARTAHSKHELVRDRAAHNLESFDPAARIKSTVWSQQYTHMEIHPSMILGVCASIIPFPDHNQSPRNTYQSAMGKQAMGVCLTNYQLRMDTMVNVLYYPQKPLATTRSMEYLKFSELPAGQNAIVAIMCYSGYNQEDSVIMNQSSIDRGLFRSLYFRSYTDTEKMKGMVKAETIEKPDRNETLRMKHGTSDRYAKLDVDGLVAPGTNVNGDDILIGKTAPLPEDSEELGQRTQLHTKRDISTPLKSTEQGVVDQVMLSTNGEGNMFVKIRVRSTRVPQIGDKFASRHGQKGTIGITYRQEDMPFTAEGLVPDIIINPHAIPSRMTIGHLVECLLSKVSTLTGAEGDATPFTELTVEAVSKVLRAKGYQSRGFEVLYHGHTGRKLQAQVYFGPTYYQRLKHMVDDKIHARARGPLQILTRQPVEGRSRDGGLRFGEMERDCMISHGIAGFLKERMYDSSDAFRIHVCDICGLMAVANLKKQEFYCSVCRNSTQISQVYIPYAAKLLFQELQAMNIACRMYGETD is encoded by the exons ATGGATGCAG CAGACGACTATCCGCTTGCATCCCAGCCCCTCGATGATGGCTTCACTTACGATCCGGATTACGATTACACTCAGCAGACGGCTCCAAAGAAcgacgaggatgaagagaagTACGACgttgacgatgatgagccCATTAGTCAGGAGGATTACTGGACTGTTATCAATTCATTCTTTGAGGAGAAGGGTCTTGTTCGTCAGCAGCTCGAATCTTTCAACGAGTTCATCGAAAACACCATGCAAGAGATAGTGGACGATCATTCGAGGTTAACTTTGGATCAATTCACACAATATACCGGCGTTGCAGGTGACGAAACA AGACGATACGAAATTTCCTTTGGTCAAATCTACTTGGCTCGGGTCAATCATACGGAAATGGATGGTAGAACTAATATGCTGTTCCCGCAAGAAGCACGTCTCAGAAACTTAACTTACTCGGCGCCTCTGTATGTTGACATCAAAAAGAGGACCTTGACAGCATCCGGGGTTGATGACCCTGTGGAAGCTGATTGGCAGCCTGCCGTGGGCGACGATGGTGAGGTGGAAAGTgctgaggaagaaaagacATCGATCGGCAAAGTACCTGTCATGGTTCGCTCCAACTTCTGTCTCCTACATGGGCTTCCTGACGACCAGTGTCATGAGATTGGAGAATGCCCTTACGATCAAGGCGGCTATTTTATTATCTCTGGTTCCGAGAAGGTCTTGATTGCTCAGGAGAGAATGGCCACAAACCATGTTTTCGTGTTCCTAAAAGCGGCTCCTGCGAGATTCACCTATTTTGCGGAAATCAACTCTCAGAAAGAAAAGGGTGGGCGGGTGGCGAATCATACAGAAGTCAGAATGTACGCAAGGGCATCCGGAACAACTGGTGGCGTCATTCGCGTATCTCTTCCGTATACCAAAGTCGACATCCCCCTCGTTGTTGTCTTTCGAGCATTGGGTATTGTGCCCGATAGAGACGTTCTCAGCCATGTCTGCTTTGGCGCCGAAGATGAAGCGCTTCTTGAAATGCTTCAACCCAGCATTGAAGAATCGTTTGCTGTACAAGACCGTGACACTGCTCTCGACTTTATCGGTCGTCGTGGTCAACATGAAAAGGCCCCTCGAGCTCAGCGCCAGCGTGCAGCCTTTGATATCCTTCACAAAGAGTTTTTGCCACACGTGTCTACTGCCGAAGGATTTGAGTCCAAGAAGGCGTACTTCCTGGGCTACATG TGTGTTGAGCAAAATAAGGAGTTCGCCCTTAACATGGCTATTCGCCCTAACACGGTTACCGACGGTCTCAAATACGCTCTTGCTACAGGTAATTGGGGCAAGCGGGATAATACTCGAGCAGGTGTATCGCAAGTTCTCAATAGATATACTTTTGCTTCTACCCTCTCCCATTTGCGACGTACTAACACGCCCATCGGGCGTGACTCAAAGGCCGCTAAACCACGTCAACTTCACAACACCCATTGGGGCATGGTTTGTCCTGCCGAGACGCCTGAAGGCTCCGCGTGTGGTCTTGTCAAGAATCTCGCACTTATGTCTTACATTTCAGTGGGGTCTTATTCGGCTCCAGTCATGGAATTTTTGGAAGAATGGGGTCTGGAAGATCTTTCAGAATATCAAGATGCGCCCACTGCGACGAAAGTATTTGTCAATGGTGTCTGGATGGGTATCCATCGAGACGCACCCACCTTGCACAACAACCTCTTGCAAATGCGCCGTGGTGGTCAGCTCAAATACGAAGTCAGTATCGTTCGAGATATCAGAGAGAGAGAGCTACGCTTGTACACCGATGCGGGACGTGTCTGTAGACCGCTTTTCATTGTCGACCAGCCAACGCAGACATTGCGGCTCAAACGTGACCACATTGACAGGATCGACCAGTTGGCAGACGAGGGTCTTTTGTCAGGAGCGTGGGACAAGCTATTATCCGAGGGCATTGTCGAGTATGTGGACGCAGCTGAGGAGGAGACAATATTAATAGCCATGACGCCTGAAGATCTTGTGAACGCTCGCACTGCACACAGCAAGCATGAGCTTGTAAGGGACAGGGCAGCCCACAATCTTGAATCCTTTGATCCTGCGGCTCGTATCAAGAGTACTGTTTGGAGCCAGCAGTATACCCACATGGAGATTCATCCGAGTATGATTCTTGGCGTCTGCGCTAGTATCATTCCTTTCCCCGACCATAACCAATCTCCTCGAAATACCTATCAGTCTGCGATGGGCAAACAAGCCATGGGCGTCTGCCTCACCAACTATCAGCTTCGTATGGATACTATGGTCAATGTGCTGTACTATCCTCAAAAACCTCTTGCCACTACTCGTTCAATGGAGTATCTCAAATTCTCTGAGCTTCCTGCTGGTCAAAACGCAATTGTTGCCATTATGTGTTATTCTGGTTACAATCAAGAAGACTCTGTAATTATGAACCAGTCATCAATCGACCGCGGTCTTTTCCGATCGTTGTACTTCCGTTCCTACACTGATAcggagaagatgaagggTATGGTCAAGGCGGAGACAATTGAGAAACCAGACAGGAATGAGACATTACGAATGAAGCATGGGACCAGCGATCGGTACGCCAAACTTGACGTCGATGGCCTTGTTGCTCCGGGAACAAACGTCAACGGTGATGATATTCTCATTGGCAAGACTGCACCTTTGCCTGAAGACAGCGAGGAGCTCGGTCAAAGGACTCAACTTCACACAAAGCGAGATATATCTACACCGCTGAAAAGCACCGAGCAGGGCGTTGTTGACCAGGTCATGCTGAGTACCAACGGAGAAGGTAACATGTTTGTCAAAATTCGTGTGAGATCTACAAGAGTGCCGCAAATAGGTGACAAGTTTGCTTCCCGACACGGTCAGAAAGGTACTATCGGTATCACCTATCGCCAAGAAGACATGCCGTTTACAGCGGAGGGTCTTGTTCCCGATATCATCATCAACCCGCATGCTATTCCTTCTCGAATGACTATTGGCCATTTGGTTGAATGTCTTTTATCAAAAGTGTCAACTCTAACTGGAGCTGAAGGAGACGCTACTCCCTTCACGGAGCTGACTGTCGAAGCTGTTTCCAAAGTTCTACGAGCAAAAGGGTACCAGTCTCGTGGTTTTGAAGTTCTTTATCATGGTCATACGGGGAGAAAACTCCAGGCCCAGGTCTACTTTGGACCTACCTACTATCAAAGACTAAAGCATATGGTGGATGATAAGATTCACGCTCGAGCACGTGGACCCTTGCAAATTTTAACGAGACAGCCAGTAGAAGGTAGAAGTAGAGACGGTGGTCTGCGATTCGGTGAAATGGAG AGAGACTGCATGATTTCGCATGGTATCGCTGGATTTTTGAAGGAAAGGATGTACG ATTCTTCCGATGCGTTCAGAATACATGTGTGCGACATCTGTGGTCTCATGGCTGTTGCCAATCTCAAAAAACAAGAGTTCTACTGCTCTGTCTGCAGGAACAGTACGCAGATCTCCCAGGTGTACATCCCGTATGCTGCCAAATTGCTGTTCCAAGAA TTACAAGCTATGAACATTGCATGTCGAATGTATGGGGAGACAGATTGA
- a CDS encoding rRNA processing-related protein, putative (Similar to TIGR gene model, INSD accession AAW43219.1) translates to MPISKKDARKLKSNKKVDPSQTENSQSLDKQSYAADEQIESGDEDDQDVSEEGMKRLMELVDVDDLNEYEMALLGAEQDEEDEEGSEDEEVEPASESVDEDEEMQGEDKEQDNTIVNEKPDDDVVSLDGLGSDVSVDEDAVPMQKVTINNKPALRALTDSIRVTSMPWPEHLVLNSKETADVDPSDDLQRETVFYKIALGCIPQARKLTSKHDIPFTRPGDYYAEMVKSDEHMERIRTKLVEEAQGIKKSEDAKKQRELKKFGKQIQHEKLRQREQDKKSFENRVEGLKRKRKEGMELGDEGDEFDIAVEDAVEDQPQKGGRSASGKSKMPRHARDAKFSLGGGGRRSKQNTRESTMDFGGGMSRGKGGKTGTAGNAKPKGRPGKSRRRGGRV, encoded by the exons ATGCCCATCAGCAAGAAGGACGCAAGGAAACTCAAAAGCAACAAGAAGGTTGATCCGTCCCAGACCGAAAATTCTCAGTCCCTCGATAAGCAATCTTACGCCGCAGACGAACAGATCGAAAGTGGTGATGAAGACGACCAAGACGTCAGCGAAGAGGGTATGAAGAGGCTGATGGAACTTGTTGACGTGGATGATCTCAACGAGTATGAAATGGCCCTGCTTGGGGCTGAGCaggatgaagaggacgaagaaggtagtgaagacgaagaggtTGAACCAGCCAGCGAGAGCGTTGACGAAGACGAGGAAATGCAAGGCGAAGACAAG GAACAGGACAACACCATAGTCAATGAGAAGCCCGATGACGACGTTGTTTCTCTTGATGGACTTGGCTCAGATGTCTCTGTAGACGAGGATGCCGTTCCCATGCAGAAAGTAACAATTAACAACAAG CCTGCATTGAGAGCCCTAACCGATTCTATTCGAGTAACCAGTATGCCTTGGCCCGAACACTTGGTACTTAACAGCAAAGAGACTGCCGACGTTGATCCCAGTGATG ATTTGCAAAGAGAAACAGTCTT CTACAAGATTGCACTTGGCTGCATCCCTCAAGCTAGAAAGCTTACTTCCAAACACGACATTCCTTTCACGAGACCAGGAGATTATTATGCTGAAATGGTGAAATCTGATGAGCACATGGAACGTATCAGGACCAAACTTGTCGAGGAGGC CCAAGGCATCAAGAAGTCCGAAGACGCGAAGAAGCAACGCGAGCTCAAGAAGTTTGGCAAGCAAATCCAGCACGAAAAACTTCGACAGAGAGAGCAGGACAAGAAGAGCTTCGAAAATCGGGTGGAGGGTCTTAAGCGAA aaagaaaagaaggtATGGAGCTTGGCGACGAAGGGGACGAATTCGACATTGCTGTGGAAGATGCAGTGGAAGACCAGCCTCAGAAAGGAGGACGCTCCGCCTCTGGCAAATCGAAG ATGCCTCGACACGCTCGTGACGCCAAATTTTCTTTGGGTGGCGGTGGCCGTAGATCCAAGCAGAACACTCGGGAAAGCACGATGGACTTTGGTGGGGGCATGTCTCGTGGTAAAGGTGGAAAGACTGGCACGGCCGGCAATGCTAAGCCCAAAGGAAGGCCGGGCAAATCCAGGAGACGGGGAGGACGAGTCTAG